The region AGATCTGACTTTGTAGATCTAAACTAGTAATGAAATAGATACAAAAGTGATGAACACACCAATATACTAGTTTCATTCACtgcaaatgaaaaaaaaaattaaaactacaaATACTAACTAGGCAACTCAGAGTGTGAGGTGTGTATAAGTTGCaattacaaaaacaaaataaattagagcTGTAAATTGTATATTCAATGTTGACTATTCTTTTAAATGAGTGAAATATAAAAGTAAGAAGTCAGCCAAGTCTGCAAGAGAAATAATAAGTTCATGCAAGAAGAGAGTGAATCCATCTCAAAATAGGTTCAGATCAACATGACTATGATTAAACAAAAGtcaaaaatagattttttttaaaaaaatctatacCTACAACTAATGGGCCTTACAACACAGTTTGAATATGATACTGGGCCTTACATTGGTGTAAACACGATATTAATAATTCCGTAACTAAAACGACGTCGTTCGACCTAATGGGTAAAAAAAGGATGACTACTACTACATGATGTGCAAATTCAAGCTTTTCTTACCCGCCACAATAATCTTGAAGCCGCTGCGCTGCACCGCCACCCTATCTTCGTTGATCTCTTTCTCTACGTCTCTCTCGCTTCACGGAGAAGAAGATATACAACCTTTGTATTTTTTTCTGAGGACATATGTCTAATGTGGTCCGACCACGAAGCGCCCACCAAGTGTTCGATAAAATCACTAAAAGACGCCCACCTCGTCAGAGCTCAACAAACTACAACGCCCACAAACCTGCATACAGACAGCGCCCCAATTTGGTAGACGCATTCGACTATTTCGAACAAAACGATATCATAAAATCATGGACATTGAGAATCTCGAGTTTAGTTCGGGAAAATCGGTCCCGGGAGGCTGTAGAAGTGTTCAAATTGATGCTATTCAATGAGAAAAGGCTGAATTTTGTGACGGTATTAAGTGTCTTAAAGGCTGCTGGATCACTTGGATCAAAAGATTTGACGTCTGGGATTCATGCTTACTCTATGAAAATGGGGTTGATTGAGTCGCAGGTAGCTGTTGCTACTGCTCTTGTTGGCGTCTACTCTTCTTGGGATATGCCGAGTGCATGGAAAATATTTGATCAGACACCTAAAAGGGATTTGGTTTTGTGCAGTGCAATGGTTTCTGCAGCTGTGAGCAATGGGGAGTATTTGGAATCCTTTAAGTTATTAAAGGAAATGGTTTTAACAGGTGTGGAACCAAATGATGTTACGTTTTCGAGTGTACTCCCTGCCTGTGCCGAGTTAGGTGCATTATGGCTAGGGAGAGAAATTCATGGTTATTCCATCAAAAGGTCATTTGACAATCATACCATTCTTCTCAATTCGATTTTGGATATGTACTCCAAATGCAGGCATTTGGAGGCAGCGATAGATGTTTTTGAGCATATGCAGAACAAGGATGTCGTTTCTTGGAGGATCATAATAAGGGGTTGCGTTGAAAATGAGAGGCCGCGGAAAGCCTTGAAGATTTTTCTGGAAATGCTTGCTTGTTGTGTTCAAAATGTGGATGAACGTATCATCCAAGAAGTATTTGGAGCATATAAACAATTGGACGAGAATTATTGCAGGCATGGATTTCATAGTCTTGTATTAAAAATGGGATTTACTTCAAATGTTCCTTTGGTGACTGAACTTCTTCAACTCTATGCTAAATTTGGCGATATTGAGTCAGCCAGAAACGTGTTTGATCATCTTAAGTGGAAAGATGTTATTGCTTGGAGCAGTATGGCTTCAGTTTATGCTCAAAGTGTACAGCCTTATATGGCATTTGACATACTAAAACAAATGCAATTGGCCGACCAGAATCCTAATGATTTCACTTACGTTAGTTTATTGCTGGCTTGTAGCTCACTTGAAGCTCTGGAGATGGGCAAaatgatgcatgcacagataataaaatatggatattCAGCCAATGCATATTTGACATCTGCATTGATTGATTTGTATTGCAAATTTGGGGAAATAGGGAACGCTGAGGCtatttttgatgaaaataccaCCAAAGATTTTATATGTTGGAGTTCAATGATAAATGGCTACACGGTTAATGGCTGTGGAGAGCTGGTTCTTGAGTGTTTCTCAAATATGCTATGTAATGGAATAGCGCCTAATGATGTTGTTTTCGTATCAGTTCTCTCTGCCTGCAGTCACTGTGGGTTGGAGTATGAAGGTTGGAACTGGTTCAATGGGATGGAAGCCATGTACGGTATCAAGCCCAATCTTGCACATTATGCTTGCATGGTGGATATGCTTAGTCGTCAAGGAAGTATTGAGGAGGCTCTTGAATTTGTAAATAATATGCCAATGGAACCCGATAAACGGATATGGGGATCTCTTCTTGCTGGATGCAGAAACTCTCATGGACCTAACGAAATTTTGGAAGATGTTGCCAAGAAACTGATCAGTTTGGACCCAAATAATTCTAGCTACTATGTCATTCTCTCGAATTTGTACGCAGACCAGGGTAGATGGAAGGAAGTCGAGAAGTTGAGAAATATGATGGACACCAAATCGCTGAAGAAAGTTGTGGGTTATAGTGCTATGAACTAAATCTTATACAGATACTGTGGTCATACAGATTGTATGTTCTCCTAACCTGATGACAGATGaaaatttctttgttttttaaatacactttgttgtaaagtaaaaaagaaacaattttTTAGTTCATAAATAGCTCTAGAACAAGATAAGAAAGACGAGAATGAATAGTCATAGCTATGATTTCAAGTAGAATAATGGAAATGGTGTTCATATTTGAGTTCGGGCTGGTCTCGATTCCATAGCATAAGATGGTAGCCTTGAATGATTTAATAAGTTTCGTTTGAACTTAAATTATGTTTTGAGAGGCTGCATTGGAAAATCAACTAAGACTCCATGATCTGTTggaattattttgatttttatcaGGTCAGAACTCAATGGCCAATGCTGGGTTATAACTGCTAGCAGTCTCTGCATTTGTAGATTTTAAAGCTTAGGTGTACTGCTTCGATACATCTTTTCACATTGGTTTTGAGATTGTTCGTTGTTATTGTTCAGTGCTGTCCGATCTAGATTCGAGTTGATTATATGTTATCCTCgtattactaatatatatatatatatatatatatatatctgtgCTTTATTCTTTGGTTCATGTTGATATTCGTAACTGACCATAATAATGGAGTTTATTAAACTGAAGTTTACGTAATTACTGCTGGCATTTAATAGACAATTCATGCAGTGTTTAGCTTCTTGTAACCTCTCAATGCAACAGGTATTGAAACTACATTTAGATAAGCTCTTCTTTTGCTTCTATGAATAATGAGAAGAGCCAGGCATTTCTTGATCAAATGAAAGGTGCAATTCTTGAAGTGCTTCTTGTTAGTGCCAAAGGCATAGATCGCGCCCATATTCTTGGTACTACAATCTCCTTAACATCACACAGTTCGACAAATCCTCTCTTTATCCCTCTCTATTAACGTTGTTGGATATGGTATGTTGACAGGACACCCCGGTTACCATGTTATTGTTGAATGTGGTAGTCAAGTATTCACAAGCAAGACATCATCAGGTTTTCATAGAGATGGACTTCTCCCTCTTCATAAATCTATTGTGTTATTAACACCATTTGACTTTTGCAGGAAATCTGGGTAAATTCTACTGGAATGAAAAGCTTGTGTTCGAGCTTCCAGAATCCGAGCTGGAGACTCTGAGCCATCTGAAACTCAGGATTGTGAAAGAGGAGCGTTTAAGTGATGACGACTTTGTTGGTGAAACCATGCAAGTTTCAGTTTCTCGTATGCTAGTTTTCTATGATGTTTCGCCTAGTTAGTTAGATAAATGTCATAAGTATTCTTGTTTGCAGAATCTTCATCAAAGGAATTATTGTGGAGGGGAACTACAGAGGGCTGGCAGAAATCCTCCCTGCCCCCTTTAATGTGGTGCTTGAAGACGACACTTACAAAGGCGAGATGACCGTTGGAATGAAGTTCATACCGGATGTGAGTTTCTGTATCACTGTATTTATGCATAACATTTATCACCAAATGATGCTGAATATCTATCTGTTCTCTGTCGACTCTGCCAGGTCGCAGTGAACGTGGAAGGGAATCAATGCGTGAAGAAGGGAAATGATGTAGGATCGATATGCTCTGTGATCACAAGCATTTGGAAACTCAAGTGGTGGAGGCTTTTCTCTTCTTATAAGAGTAGGTATCTCATGAACAAGAACAAAGACAATTAGGAAATACTACTCAGATTAGCTATTGATATTGTTGATGAAACATCACTTGTAACTCAGCTCTCAGGATTCTTAACCGTGATATTGGGGATTTATACCTGTATCCCAGGaaagaaatataaatacaaaatctaatttttttgttttaaaatcttaaattagtgaaaaaaatcactttattcttgtttttatttttcaattaatattATGAGTAAGTATTAGTTTATGCCAATTTCTCATAACAtttaaatttcttaatttttcatatttcaCAAAAATGGAGACAATGAACACttgttaaattaatttttcaattcataATGCCACGTTTCGATAAATCAGATAAGTTTAGATAAATCATTTTTATCTCCAATTCTAGATAAAAAAGAGACGGAATAAATCGTAAATTTTTACGCGAATTATTGTACTACAAATATAACCAGATAAGTTCAGATAAATCATTTTTATCTCCAATTCCAGATAAAAAAGAGACGGAATAAATCGTAAATTTAACGCCGATCGTCGCACTATAAATGCAGCCAAATAACTTTAGATAAATCATTTTTATGTATTTAGTAACATTGAAGTTGTACTTGTTTTTTGGCCTAAAATTTTCTTCCTGAGCCTacaaacaaattcacaaatgAATATTAGATAAAATTATAGATCAACAATTAATGTAACATAAAAAATCATAGAATTAACTTCTCAAGATGTTATATCATTTGGGAAATGTCACCTACAAAAGCTTTGACGACTTGGTcctctttgttttcttttactCTTCCACTTTCAACTTGATCACATGCAATTCATTTGTCATAATAACTGGAGTACCACTAGAATAAGGCATATTCATTTATATTAGATACCTAGTAAATTAAGTAAATAGCAGTAATAATCGCAAGAAGAACACCTATTTTTAACTAAAAATGGAGggatttgaattttaatttcaaatattgGAAAAAAAGTCCAAAAGTTTGAATAACAATTGGTTTTCCGCCTAAATCACCTAtttttttaactactgattttagtTCAAAGAAGTTATGAACATTAAACCCTAATCAGATCAGGCAACCCGATAACACAATTATAGTTGAATTGTGTGTATTCAATTCGGGTTCCAGCCCAGAACCTATTGGTTCGATTAAAATCGTGATTTGATTTGGCCCTCAATTCATAAACAAACAactttattttatgtgattgGAAGTCGCGACTTCAAATCCAGCAACTCCAATTACATTCACTTACTCTAAGCTCATCAAGTATATACCAAAAAAACTTTGTAtgtactttattttatctttgcATATTAGAAAGTATTGGGCAGTAGGGGTCTTACATCTATAGTAGTTGGTCAGAGCATATGTAGATTATTACTATcgctccgtccgccattaggagtcttatTTCTTGGCagcatggattttaagaaatatttagtggaatatgagtctcacatgtatatatattagttttaaataaaatatgagtagaatgagttagtggatagtgagaccatattaccatttatggtaaaagtgaaccgggacttcTATTCGCAGATAGAGAGAATATATCTTAACAAGCCCAACCCAACATGTGAAGAAGCATATGTAAGACGAATAATAAAAATGCGCTTTGTGTCACCGACTTCGTCACAAAGCAAGGTGTCGAAATGTCGTTGTTGATATGTTCGAAGATcatgctttttgaattgtggCTGCTAACCAAGAAGCATGActattttcatcattttttatcCACTTTAGGCATTACAAGAGTGTAGTTTGTTATTAGGCCCTTGTGATAcgctagtagtactattttgtaCTCTTGTTTGATGCAATGTgttgggagagggagagggagagggagagggagagggagaggggtgGATTGTAAATTATTTGGGTAGTTGCACCATACTTTAGTCAATCAAGTCCAAATAAGAGATAGAAAGAGGAGATAGATTGTAAActttatactccatctgttccaaGATAAGCGAAACActtcttttgggcacgagatttaaggattttgacatttaaatagttatagttaaagtagagagagtaaagtactccatccgtctcaactaagttgagacaaaacttttacatacggagattaagaaattgtgttgaaaaatatgagagaataatgaagtaggaaagataaagagagagtaaagtagatggtggaataaagtcaagtgattggatgttttgttttttgttaaaaaatgaaatgactcaacttagttgtgacatcccaaagagaaatatgactcaacttaattgggacggagggagtataagtgaaataaaagtagaaaagtaaagagagaataaagtaagtgagaataaagtaagataggggatttttttgctaaaaaggaaatgactcacttatagtgggacatctctaaaaggaatatgactcacttatcttgggacggaggaataTATTATCACACTGTACTTGTGACCAAATTAGtataaataagagagagataaagaaggAATGAATAGTAAATTCTACATGGATTGACTactgtactactccctccatccgccatTAAGAGTCTCGTTTATAtgcggcacaggttttaagatatgttaagaaaagtgggtggaaaaaagttagtggaatatgggtcctacttgtatatattagttttaaataaaatgtgagttgaatgAGCTAGTGGAAAGTGGGACcctattactatttatggtaaaagtgaaccgagactcttATTCACGGAtatactaaaatggaaaaacggaactcctatttgcggacgaaTAGGAGTCAAACAATTCCAAATAAGAGAGAAGCGATATAAATCATAAAGTTTACGCGGATTATGGTAGCAGATAAGTTTAGATAAATCATTTCTATCTTCAAGTCCAGACAAGAGAGAGGCGGAATAAAACTTAAATTTTATAAGTTTAGATAAATCATTTCTATCTCCAAATCGTAAATTTGACGCGGATTGTTGCACTATAGATgcaaacaaatactccctccgtcccccaatttgagtcactcttttccattttgggccgtcccccaataagagtcactcttcccaCTTACCATTTTTGGACATCAAAATTACCCTTCATTACACCAAAAGTCAAAGGGACCCCACATTTCACTAGCtaactccatttattacaccaCACATTTAAACTTttccttaaaactcgtgctgagtcaaagagtgactcaaattgggggacggagggagtagtaagtAATAAATAATAAGGCTAGATAATAAATCATTTCTATTTACTTTCGTATCAGAATTTATGAGAGGGGAATTGCGTGCAGTTTCATCAAACTTGCCTGATTAGTTCGTCCAACTGTCTGATCAAATCTTTAACTTCGCCACAACTACTCACTCACTTAATAAATAAACTTACCTCAAAAAACTCACGATCTACATTCTACACAactactactacttcttcaAATTAGTAGCTTCAGCCTTCCGCATCCAAGATCTCGACACCACTTTCAATTTTGGTAGAAATCTTCATAGTTACACTTTTATCTTGATATAGAGTTGAGCAAAGTAGAGTAGTTTTAACAGATTTCCTGCAATTTCTAGCtaaagtttgtatttttttttattatctaaTTTTGTGTAAAGAAATGCAAGACTAGGGTTTCTTGAGTGTTTTCACTTTGATTAGCTATAATTCTGTTGTTTGGTTCCAAGAAAGGTTAGGGTTTAGATATAGCATTTGTTGATGTGAGTTAATTCATTCATTTGGGGATATATTTGTTTGTTGATCTTCTTGGAAATGGCTTATCGTCGTGAGAGTCGAGTATCTAGTGGCGATGTGGTTGATGTTCTATCTGGGAGCTCTCGGAATCCTGTCAATGAGAGTTGGGAATCCGATCAAGCAGTTTGGGCCACGGAGGATGAATATGGGATGTGGAATGGAGAGGCCTCTTTTGACACCAATTCAAACTCGAGCTACGATGGGGCTCGTGCAGGAAGTGAGCCACCGAGTAAGAGATCAAGGGGTTCCAATACAGGAGACGGGGCAGCTTCTAACCGCTCGAAGGCCATTGGAAAGATGTTTTACAAAACTAAACTGTGTTGCAAATTCCGGGCTGGGACTTGTCCGTATGTCACCAATTGTAATTTCGCGCACAGTGTTGAGGAGCTCAGAAAACCACCTGATAATTGGCAAGAAATTGTGGCCGCACATGAGGAGGAACGAGCGTCATCATCTGAGCCGAGGGAGGAGTTTCAGATCCCGATTGTTGGGGTCAGTGATGAGACGCAGAGGTCTTATAAAGGAAGGCACTGCAAGAAGTTCTACACTGAGGAAGGATGCCCTTATGGGGAGAACTGCACTTTCCTTCATGATGAGCAGTCTAAGGCCCGAGAAAGTGTGGCTATAAGCTTGGGCCCGGGCAGTGGCAATGGAAACTGCAACACCAATGGCCATGGCGGTGGCAGTGCGAGTGGACCAACCTTGAAGCCTTCGAATTGGAAAACGAGGATTTGTAACAAATGGGAGCTTACTGGATACTGCCCTTTTGGAAGCAAATGCCACTTTGCTCATGGTGCTGCAGGTATAGCGCTTCGTTATGTTGCAACTTTTGAATGCATTTTATCTCTGTTGCATTTAGAAGCTATAGCGTCAAAAGGGAAAAGGATATCATTACACATTCCTTTGTTTAGTCAAGCTTGCTGTTTTAACCATATAAAAGACCGTTAAAGTTTTCTGTACCATCCCAAATAAAAATCTCGATTATGAATGCCAAAGTGTTCGTTTCGCAAAAATCTTGATAACGGTGTGATTAATGGTTTCATGCTTGTgctgtttacttttatttcttgCTTCACAATGTTTTTTTCTCTGATAAGCTCCAAATTCTTGCAAAAAACAGAACTACACAACTACAGTGGCGGGCCAACTGACTTGGAAGCTAAAAATCTGTCAACTCCCGATGCCAAACAACCGGTGAGAACACCGGCTGATAGTTTTGTTGCAGCTCTTCCTCATGCCGAAGGCTATCATATGGGAATCCGGCCCCAGAGACTGTCCAACACGATACAGAGAAGTGGACAGAGACCTAATCAGAAATGGAAAGGCCCGGATAAGATTAGCAAGATATATGGTGACTGGATCGATGACCTCTAGTGGACAGATGGTGGTTTCTTCACTTAATAAAGTGAAGAAACGCGCAGCTGTGTCACGTCTTTGTTGTTGTATCGGATGTTACTCTGTAGAATAAGAAGAGCATGGGTGGGGTGTTCGTCCGTCGCTGACTGGATGTCCTAACCGGTTTTTGTGTTTTGCAACATTTTCTTTCTTACCGTAACAAAATTGTGTTTCTGAacaattgaatttgttggaaattttCCGTATGCTTGCCTGGAAATagattttgattcttgttttCGTAGATAAAATGGTGTTGTAGACTCTATGTTAGAAGTTGACGGAGGAGTATGCAGTGTTCAAAATTTGGGCATTTTCTTTTCGATAAtgtcaaaatatttgataaattaCGAAAGGTTTAGAAGTATCATGGTATAAATTATTGAAGGGAAAAACAAGCAGAGGCACGCGTAGGGGGATTACATGGTGGACAAAAATCGCTACATAATGATAATCGAAGACCATAATATTTGTAACAAAATATCGCTGAGCATCAAAGAAGCTACAACCCTCATTTCTCTTACATTCAACTCAGCTCCAGGCGACAAAGAAAAAAGGGTAAAATATATTGTATCTATATATACAACTATGGAAATGCACCATCCAGAACTTTGGAACAATCAAAAGGTGTTAGAGGTGAGCAGGGTCCCAGATCGCCCGTGCGTACCAGAGGAAGCCGGGTAGAAACTTTCGTCTTTGAACCGACCCGGCCACCAAGGCACCTGTAAAGAATGAGTCTCCGGAGCAGTCTCCTCGCC is a window of Salvia splendens isolate huo1 chromosome 3, SspV2, whole genome shotgun sequence DNA encoding:
- the LOC121795218 gene encoding zinc finger CCCH domain-containing protein 56-like produces the protein MAYRRESRVSSGDVVDVLSGSSRNPVNESWESDQAVWATEDEYGMWNGEASFDTNSNSSYDGARAGSEPPSKRSRGSNTGDGAASNRSKAIGKMFYKTKLCCKFRAGTCPYVTNCNFAHSVEELRKPPDNWQEIVAAHEEERASSSEPREEFQIPIVGVSDETQRSYKGRHCKKFYTEEGCPYGENCTFLHDEQSKARESVAISLGPGSGNGNCNTNGHGGGSASGPTLKPSNWKTRICNKWELTGYCPFGSKCHFAHGAAELHNYSGGPTDLEAKNLSTPDAKQPVRTPADSFVAALPHAEGYHMGIRPQRLSNTIQRSGQRPNQKWKGPDKISKIYGDWIDDL
- the LOC121795216 gene encoding elicitor-responsive protein 3-like isoform X2, coding for MNNEKSQAFLDQMKGAILEVLLVSAKGIDRAHILGHPGYHVIVECGSQVFTSKTSSGNLGKFYWNEKLVFELPESELETLSHLKLRIVKEERLSDDDFVGETIIFIKGIIVEGNYRGLAEILPAPFNVVLEDDTYKGEMTVGMKFIPDVAVNVEGNQCVKKGNDVGSICSVITSIWKLKWWRLFSSYKSRYLMNKNKDN
- the LOC121795216 gene encoding putative pentatricopeptide repeat-containing protein At3g01580 isoform X1, encoding MSNVVRPRSAHQVFDKITKRRPPRQSSTNYNAHKPAYRQRPNLVDAFDYFEQNDIIKSWTLRISSLVRENRSREAVEVFKLMLFNEKRLNFVTVLSVLKAAGSLGSKDLTSGIHAYSMKMGLIESQVAVATALVGVYSSWDMPSAWKIFDQTPKRDLVLCSAMVSAAVSNGEYLESFKLLKEMVLTGVEPNDVTFSSVLPACAELGALWLGREIHGYSIKRSFDNHTILLNSILDMYSKCRHLEAAIDVFEHMQNKDVVSWRIIIRGCVENERPRKALKIFLEMLACCVQNVDERIIQEVFGAYKQLDENYCRHGFHSLVLKMGFTSNVPLVTELLQLYAKFGDIESARNVFDHLKWKDVIAWSSMASVYAQSVQPYMAFDILKQMQLADQNPNDFTYVSLLLACSSLEALEMGKMMHAQIIKYGYSANAYLTSALIDLYCKFGEIGNAEAIFDENTTKDFICWSSMINGYTVNGCGELVLECFSNMLCNGIAPNDVVFVSVLSACSHCGLEYEGWNWFNGMEAMYGIKPNLAHYACMVDMLSRQGSIEEALEFVNNMPMEPDKRIWGSLLAGCRNSHGPNEILEDVAKKLISLDPNNSSYYVILSNLYADQGRWKEVEKLRNMMDTKSLKKVVGYSAMN